A region from the Dendropsophus ebraccatus isolate aDenEbr1 chromosome 1, aDenEbr1.pat, whole genome shotgun sequence genome encodes:
- the SCAF11 gene encoding protein SCAF11 has product MKNKSLCSSTTRNEQQEEKDGEENNDGSCASAETLNTSERCPICLNVLTLEVGFPEECCHAFCVSCILKWSETSTSCPVDRKPFQAIYTTNPVGLWTKITVKERRPRETLNCICNQTLPYCTEGKLCFRIGVTEETSEILTPHKEKKCLDRKEKPEMEIMSLSCPNCLTEDIIATCPFSLAETTACLNNRTEQEESELCMIRHKRETLKHLRIPLGAEGIQCNSTLSGQILIHPPSYLDEYILPLSPVPFRNKDYSNHVCTHTGAQEGTEKKQAASGTSTSRGTRKKSVQSSTRRRSTRNSKSDTPLQSSPKSSSSDHDTPGYNTTTTTTATNTSSSEHAGKQPSKQRKQAPKKGSQTRKRLRSAAQLQEDSKEDSESEQEKKCKMSEDDLSEAELYKISQSPKNSNENESQNADVSSALKHSVEKHLLVSSPAHNVQSVDKERSASPGLHNEHQFYMENSSPSPVFKNGQSDLEDNPTDCAKSVNEPSGMDSADSKIDIEEHSENLNVSDGKSSSSSPESTKFISDHADSPPLSCDKEKDFKVEESVSLPPSCTEIKSTRKHLQDLPSSEETEVNTEKNMHTSQMNLQSNESNFENTESSPTQSTLPFELEKQHDLDFTPSPDAMKEQSIQKPQSIQQLGPDDSLKTMHRQDEREEVLEANMQTAKQEDYIRKEDAKTSFTSELDYQHDSDCSVIGELSGQSIMLSKNSTPEVSSNVEEIKNKLCNEEVTSSDEKTDSKNDHQKAFCQDNIETVAMECDSVCSDHNVSDVEQPVNILERSKTESDILTVHKIPESPPKQPLLPGETNKKESRTRKSRFHSPSTTWSPSKNDKERPRSRSRSKVRDSPIKRKSRSRSRERDIERSHGSQWKGRSRERHHRRHSRSRSRHSRSRSRHSRSRSRHSKSKSRSRSRSGSRTRYRNKSLTTDRNEKDCSSPPWKERRSNENWKSPRGSEKYRRNEHDRHENFRSEIYDARDSAEAYPDNKNDYPDWVIEKMKSGDRGRGDTWMRGDGRGRGDRGWGDSRGRGDRARGRGDFRGRGENRGRVDRGRGNRGRGLNWEDGQYGSGDSWNRSVNMDWNSPRSRGGRGRGGFRGGFNYGDQNENWNNRQPYSGNSNTLGQESSRFPESKNKLKYEDSFDSPADRSGWSSASSWAVRKTLPADVQNYYSKRGRNSTGSQGVWPRPEEPQEQDQAAKDQASQQTESTPVPVNMVHTQMSVVQQQIAPPPPPQPINMFPYSVGVPPPLVNIQHNPYNLHPQLPIHLHPALPLVQVSAPSSVPQGLPPPPPPPPPSQQISYIAPQQDGKPLQGNPGATYVSSNVNTPLLPAPAAVQGTVGVVLGPISGSVATSGHSKNSHTTFKFAARKDSVTVEASADSSKKEKKILIQERAAQEVKVAIKQYYQNKDITKDEYKEIVKKAVDKVCHSKSGEVDSAKVANLVKAYVDKYKHSRKKGNDDKL; this is encoded by the exons ACATCAACTTCTTGTCCTGTTGACCGTAAACCATTTCAGGCTATTTATACAACAAATCCAGTTGGTTTATGGACTAAG ATCACTGTAAAGGAAAGAAGGCCAAGGGAAACTCTGAATTGCATTTGTAATCAGACATTGCCATACTGTACAGAAGGGAAACTTTGTTTCAG AATCGGTGTAACGGAGGAAACAAGCGAAATTTTAACTCCCCATAAGGAGAAGA AATGTTTGGACCGTAAAGAAAAGCCTGAAATGGAG ATCATGAGCCTAAGCTGCCCTAACTGTCTTACTGAAGATATCATTGCTACATGTCCTTTCAGCCTCGCTGAGACAACAGCTTGTTTAAATAACAG GACAGAACAAGAGGAAAGTGAGTTATGTATGATACGGCATAAGAGGGAAACTCTGAAGCACTTGCGGATTCCACTGGGTGCTGAAGGTATTCAATG CAATTCCACTCTATCTGGGCAAATACTTATCCATCCACCATCATATTTGGATGAATATATCTTACCCTTAAGCCCTGTTCCTTTTAGGAATAAAG ACTATTCAAACCACGTGTGCACTCACACTGGTGCACAAGAaggcacagaaaaaaaacaagctGCTTCCGGCACTTCAACCAGTAGAGGAACAAGAAAAAAGTCTGTACAGTCCAGCACAAGACGGAGATCCACACGTAATAGCAAATCTGATACACCTCTCCAGAGTTCTCCAAAATCTAGTAGCTCTGATCATGATACACCTGGTTATAATACTACTACGACTACTACTGCAACAAACACGTCCTCATCAGAACACGCTGGGAAGCAACCTTCGAAACAACGGAAGCAAGCTCCAAAAAAGGGATCTCAAACTCGAAAAAGACTTCGCTCAGCAGCACAGCTTCAAGAGGATTCTAAAGAAGATTCTGAAAGTgagcaggagaaaaaatgtaaaatgtcaGAAGATGACTTGTCAGAAGCCGAACTGTATAAAATAAGCCAGTCTCCCAAGAATAGTAATGAAAACGAATCCCAGAATGCAGATGTATCATCTGCTCTTAAACATTCTGTGGAAAAACATTTGCTAGTTTCCTCACCTGCACACAATGTGCAGTCTGTTGATAAGGAAAGGTCGGCTAGTCCAGGTTTACATAATGAACATCAATTTTATATGGAAAACTCATCCCCTTCACCTGTCTTTAAAAATGGTCAGAGTGACTTGGAGGACAATCCAACAGATTGTGCAAAATCTGTAAATGAACCAAGTGGAATGGATTCAGCTGACTCCAAGATAGACATTGAAGAACATTCTGAGAATCTGAATGTTTCAGATGGGAAAAGTTCTTCCTCTTCTCCAGAATCAACAAAATTCATTTCTGATCATGCAGACTCTCCACCTTTGTCATGTGATAAAGAAAAGGATTTTAAAGTTGAGGAATCTGTATCTTTACCACCTTCTTGCACTGAGATTAAATCTACTAGAAAACATTTGCAGGATTTGCCATCATCTGAAGAAACTGAAGTTAATACAGAGAAGAACATGCACACAAGTCAAATGAATCTACAGTCAAATGAAAGCAATTTTGAAAATACAGAGTCAAGCCCCACACAGTCTACACTTCCATTTGAATTAGAAAAACAGCATGATTTAGACTTTACGCCATCCCCTGATGCAATGaaagaacaaagtattcaaaaaCCTCAAAGCATTCAACAACTTGGGCCTGATGATTCTTTAAAAACTATGCACAGGCAAGATGAGCGTGAAGAAGTTTTAGAAGCGAACATGCAGACAGCAAAACAAGAAGATTACATTAGAAAAGAAGATGCTAAAACAAGTTTTACTTCTGAGTTAGACTATCAACATGACTCTGATTGTTCTGTTATAGGAGAACTGTCAGGACAGTCTATAATGTTATCTAAAAACTCAACTCCTGAAGTGTCATCTAATGTTGAAGAAATAAAGAACAAACTGTGCAATGAAGAAGTAACAAGTtctgatgaaaaaactgattcAAAAAATGACCACCAGAAAGCTTTTTGTCAAGATAACATTGAAACTGTAGCAATGGAATGTGATTCAGTATGTAGTGACCATAATGTTTCAGACGTTGAGCAACCAGTGAACATTTTAGAACGTTCCAAAACTGAATCTGATATTTTGACTGTACACAAGATACCCGAATCTCCTCCAAAGCAGCCATTGCTGCCtggtgaaacaaacaaaaaagaatcGCGTACAAGAAAATCTAGATTTCATTCCCCTTCAACAACCTGGTCACCTAGTAAAAATGATAAAGAAAGACCGAGATCCCGTTCACGATCTAAAGTAAGAGACTCTCCCATTAAACGTAAATCTAGGTCACGTAGTAGAGAGAGAGACATAGAGCGCAGTCATGGTAGTCAATGGAAAGGGAGGAGTAGAGAGCGACACCATAGGAGACATTCGAGATCTCGGAGCAGACATTCCAGGTCAAGAAGTAGACATTCGAGATCTAGAAGTAGGCATTCAAAATCTAAAAGCAGATCGAGATCAAGGTCTGGATCTCGTACTAGATACAGAAATAAAAGTCTTACAACTGATAGAAATGAAAAAGATTGCAGCTCTCCACCATGGAAAGAGAGACGTTCAAATGAAAATTGGAAAAGTCCTCGGGGGAGTGAAAAATATAGACGAAATGAACATGACAGACATGAAAATTTTAGAAGTGAAATATATGATGCAAGAGATTCAGCTGAGGCGTATCCTGACAATAAAAATGATTATCCTGATTGGGTGATAGAAAAGATGAAATCTGGAGACAGAGGAAGAGGCGATACTTGGATGAGAGGAGATGGCCGAGgaaggggggataggggatgGGGTGATTCCAGAGGAAGAGGTGACAGAGCAAGAGGAAGAGGTGATttcagaggaagaggagagaatcgaGGCAGGGTCGACAGAGGCAGAGGGAATCGAGGAAGAGGTTTGAATTGGGAGGATGGCCAGTATGGCTCAGGGGATTCATGGAACAGAAGTGTTAACATGGACTGGAACTCTCCTAGAAGTCGTGGGGGACGTGGACGAGGAGGCTTTAGAGGTGGATTTAATTATGGAGACCAAAATGAGAATTGGAACAATAGACAGCCCTACTCAGGAAATTCTAATACTTTAGGGCAAGAGTCTTCAAGGTTTCCAGAAAGTAAAAATAAACTTAAATATGAGGATTCATTTGATTCACCTGCTGATCGTTCGGGGTGGTCTTCTGCATCAAGTTGGGCTGttaggaaaacccttcctgctgaTGTGCAAAATTACTACTCAAAAAGGGGAAGAAACTCCACAGGCTCCCAAGGAGTATGGCCAAGACCAGAAGAGCCTCAAGAACAAG ATCAAGCAGCAAAAGATCAAGCAAGTCAACAAACTGAAAGTACTCCAGTCCCTGTAAATATGGTGCATACTCAAATGAGTGTTGTGCAGCAACAAAttgctccacctcctcctcctcaaccaatTAATATGTTTCCCTATTCAGTGGGTGTCCCTCCTCCCTTGGTGAACATCCAACACAATCCTTATAATCTTCATCCACAACTTCCTATTCATCTCCACCCAGCACTACCTCTAGTTCAGGTGTCTGCACCATCTAGTGTACCTCAGGGATTACCTCCACCCCCACCACCGCCTCCTCCATCCCAGCAAATAAGTTACATTGCACCACAGCAAGATGGAAAACCACTGCAG GGTAATCCCGGTGCCACTTATGTAAGTAGTAATGTAAATACACCACTCTTGCCTGCTCCAGCAGCAGTCCAAGGAACAGTTGGGGTCGTTCTAGGACCAATATCTGGCAGTGTGGCAACATCGGGTCACAGCAAAAACTCACATACTACTTTCAAGTTCGCTGCTCGAAAGGACAGTGTTACTGTGGAAGCCAGTGCAGATAGCTCCAAAAAGGAGAAG AAAATTCTGATTCAGGAGAGGGCAGCACAGGAGGTTAAAGTGGCTATAAAACAGTACTATCAAAATAAAGATATCACAAAGGATGAATATAAAGAGATTGTGAAAAAAGCTGTGGACAAG gtttgTCACAGTAAAAGTGGAGAAGTCGATTCAGCTAAGGTGGCAAATCTTGTAAAAGCTTATGTGGATAAGTATAAACACTCTCGCAAAAAGGGGAATGACGACAAACTGTGA